One Paenibacillus sp. FSL W8-0186 genomic window carries:
- a CDS encoding penicillin-binding transpeptidase domain-containing protein, translating into MTLLRKRRIFYILIGFMLMLLIYAVRMVWIQIASANKAISASGMTMNELAVRQREEGIELDPGRGQFLDRHGEPLTGKTVWVPVLFPLKHLPDTSQIHGVADLLGVTAAELEGKWSRLQYPFIWKSPEGQAPLVLAEHEAERWSQVSGFRILPYMQRYLEDKSGKQWLGYVSQRPDYIRSLYGQTNSRGLPLSLQVGASGLERTFDQFLRGVGSTRAAYTVDGQKRPISGLGMRLTTANDRYYPLSVRTTVDRTIQQHLEDLTEQMGIREGAIVVLDAAQGDVVAMVSRPFFNPRQIDLEQGSWSNHAVKAAVPGSIFKTVIAAAALEEGVASPGEKFHCTGHYGKYGLSCWKEGGHGMITLKEAFAQSCNIVFAELGERLTADSIGRTADKLGLGRMVGWQSPSFREGLALRQIDQEEAGVVFAKGGSPDGGTRAQTALGQRDVLVSPLQAANLVVTLLHDGKVAAPRLVQDIYFKNGVRMLELPPQSAPSKYGAISPATARILRGWMKEVVSHGTGQALQNAQWHLAGKSGTAQTVSAGRPANHQWFIGYGPAKQPRYAVAVLVENRSPGAPHQATELFRRVMDLLAARIHEI; encoded by the coding sequence ATGACATTACTTCGCAAAAGACGCATATTTTATATTCTAATAGGTTTTATGCTGATGCTTCTTATATATGCAGTTCGCATGGTCTGGATTCAGATCGCTTCGGCCAATAAGGCCATTAGCGCGTCTGGGATGACGATGAATGAATTGGCCGTGCGCCAGCGGGAGGAAGGAATAGAATTGGATCCAGGAAGAGGACAATTCTTGGATCGGCATGGCGAACCACTGACAGGGAAGACGGTTTGGGTTCCCGTCTTATTTCCGCTCAAACACTTGCCGGATACAAGTCAAATACATGGTGTGGCTGACTTGCTTGGGGTTACGGCGGCTGAGTTGGAAGGGAAATGGAGCAGGCTTCAATATCCGTTCATATGGAAAAGCCCGGAAGGGCAAGCACCGCTCGTGCTGGCTGAGCATGAGGCGGAGCGATGGAGCCAGGTTAGCGGGTTTAGGATTCTCCCTTACATGCAGCGCTATTTGGAAGATAAATCGGGAAAACAATGGCTCGGATATGTTTCGCAGCGACCGGATTATATCCGCAGTCTCTATGGGCAAACGAATAGCCGGGGGCTTCCTTTATCGCTGCAGGTTGGAGCGTCGGGACTGGAACGCACCTTTGACCAGTTTCTGCGCGGCGTCGGATCTACCCGGGCCGCCTATACCGTAGATGGACAGAAAAGACCGATATCCGGTCTGGGAATGCGTTTAACAACGGCTAATGACCGTTATTATCCGCTGTCTGTCCGCACGACTGTGGATCGGACGATTCAGCAGCATTTAGAAGATTTGACCGAGCAGATGGGAATCCGTGAAGGAGCAATCGTTGTCCTGGATGCGGCGCAGGGAGATGTCGTGGCTATGGTATCGCGTCCTTTTTTTAATCCCCGGCAAATCGATTTGGAGCAGGGCAGTTGGAGCAACCATGCGGTGAAGGCTGCGGTACCGGGTTCGATCTTTAAGACGGTCATCGCTGCAGCGGCGTTGGAAGAGGGGGTAGCTTCACCGGGAGAAAAATTTCATTGTACGGGACATTACGGCAAATACGGTCTTTCTTGCTGGAAGGAAGGAGGGCATGGCATGATTACGCTCAAGGAAGCTTTTGCCCAATCTTGCAATATCGTGTTTGCCGAGTTAGGCGAGAGATTGACGGCCGACAGCATCGGACGTACCGCGGACAAATTGGGGCTCGGACGCATGGTCGGTTGGCAGAGCCCTTCTTTTCGCGAAGGTCTGGCGTTAAGGCAGATCGATCAAGAAGAGGCTGGAGTCGTGTTCGCCAAAGGGGGTAGTCCTGATGGGGGAACGAGGGCACAAACAGCTTTAGGTCAACGCGATGTGCTGGTGTCACCTTTGCAGGCTGCCAACCTGGTGGTAACCTTGCTCCATGATGGGAAAGTCGCGGCGCCGCGGCTAGTCCAGGATATTTATTTTAAAAATGGCGTCCGAATGCTTGAACTTCCTCCCCAGTCCGCTCCATCCAAATACGGGGCTATTTCCCCGGCTACGGCAAGAATACTCCGCGGCTGGATGAAGGAAGTCGTAAGTCATGGGACAGGGCAAGCCTTGCAGAATGCCCAGTGGCATCTGGCCGGCAAGTCAGGAACTGCGCAAACTGTCTCAGCCGGGAGGCCGGCCAATCATCAGTGGTTTATCGGATACGGGCCGGCCAAGCAGCCCCGTTACGCAGTGGCTGTTCTTGTGGAGAATCGAAGCCCAGGCGCGCCACATCAAGCTACTGAACTGTTCCGCAGAGTGATGGATCTACTGGCAGCAAGAATTCATGAAATTTAA